From a region of the Castor canadensis chromosome 7, mCasCan1.hap1v2, whole genome shotgun sequence genome:
- the Rgs10 gene encoding regulator of G-protein signaling 10 isoform X2 has protein sequence MFNRAVSRLSRKRPPSDIHDSDGSSSSSHQSLRSTAKWAASLENLLEDPEGVKRFREFLKKEFSEENVLFWLACEDFKKMQDKKQMQEKAKEIYMTFLSNKASFQVNVEGQSRLNEKILEEPHPLMFQKLQDQNHEEMPDLFEPELTIRLPLGKVLSPKPPFLPLENQGPQVHCGGSSIS, from the exons ATGTTCAACCGCGCCGTGAGCCGGCTGAGCAGGAAGCGGCCGCCGTCAG ACATTCACGACAGTGATGGTAGTTCAAGCAGCAGCCACCAGAGCCTCAGGAGCACAGCCAAGTGGGCGGCCTCCCTGGAGAATCTGCTGGAAGACCCAGAAGGCGTGAAGAGATTTAGG gaatttttgaaaaaggaattcagtgaagaaaatgttttgttttggctaGCGTGTGAAGATTTTAAGAAAATGCAAGATAAGAAGCAG ATGCAGGAAAAGGCCAAGGAGATCTACATGACCTTCCTGTCCAATAAGGCCTCATTCCAAGTCAACGTGGAAGGACAGTCTCGGCTCAATGAGAAGATTCTGGAAGAACCACATCCTTTGATGTTCCAGAAACTCCAAGACCAG aaccatgaggaGATGCCTGATCTGTTTGAGCCAGAGCTGACCATACGCTTACCACTGGGCAAAGTGCTGAGCCCCAAGCCCCCATTTCTTCCTCTGGAAAATCAGGGTCCTCAGGTGCATTGTGGTGG